In a genomic window of Anomalospiza imberbis isolate Cuckoo-Finch-1a 21T00152 chromosome 5, ASM3175350v1, whole genome shotgun sequence:
- the RIC8B gene encoding synembryn-B isoform X3, protein MQILMKLAKLDTVEDPLERASEFPVIVEALKCLCNIIFNSSVAQKLSLELNLAAMLCNLLQKCKDRQLVDDIKCFDLRLLFLLSLLHTDIRAQLRQELQGVQVLTQALESSLSVRWTEEYKAAEDRDRPPLSLQETDCAIEALKALFNVTLDSWNVHSKNESHQFRYMAAILRHCLLTTGPTEEKTEELHSNAINLLSNVPVSCLDVLINPSSQEETDIKYNGMNMGAIQILLDFMEKRIDKGSSYREGLTPVLSLLTECCRTHRNIRKFIKAQVLPPLRDVSNRPEVGTTVRNKLVRLMTHVDLGVKQIAAEFLFVLCKERVDSLLKYTGYGNAAGLLAARGLLAGGRGDHWYSDDEDTDTEEYKSAKPNINLITGHLEEPMPNPMDEMTEEQKEYEAMKLVNMFDKLSRDELIKPMGVRPDGTMAPLEEAVSQYHTSKQESSDSD, encoded by the exons ATGCAGATCCTTATGAAACTAGCAAAGCTGGACACTGTGGAAGATCCACTGGAGAGAGCATCTGAATTTCCTGTTATAGTAGAAGCCTTAAAATGCCTCTGTAACATAATTTTTAATAGTTCAGTTGCACAGAAGCTCAGTTTGGAACTGAATCTTGCAGCAATGCTCTGCAATCTTCTGCAGAAATGTAAGGACCGGCAGCTTGTTGATGACATTAAATGCTTTGATTTGCgtctcctcttcctcttgtCGCTTCTGCACACAGATATTAGAGCACAGTTGCGTCAGGAGCTACAAGGGGTGCAGGTTTTGACTCAGGCTTTGGAGAGTTCCCTGAGTGTAAGATGGACAGAAGAATATAAGGCAGCAGAAGATCGTGACAGGCCTCCTCTATCTTTGCAAGAGACAGATTGTGCCATTGAGGCACTAAAGGCTCTATTTAATGTAACACTTGACAGTTGGAATGTCCACAGCAAG aaTGAATCTCATCAATTTCGTTACATGGCTGCCATCCTTCGACACTGCTTATTAACCACGGGCCCTACTGAAGAAAAAACTGAAGAGTTGCACAG cAATGCAATAAACCTCTTAAGCAATGTTCCTGTTTCTTGCTTGGATGTTCTTATTAATCCATCGTCCCAAGAGGAAACAGATATAAAATACAATGGTATGAATATGGGAGCTATTCAGATTTTACTGGATTTCATGGAGAAGAGAATAGACAAG gGAAGCAGCTACAGAGAAGGTCTGACTCCAGTTCTTAGTTTATTAACTGAATGCTGCCGAACTCACAGGAATATCAGGAAGTTTATCAAAGCTCAG GTACTGCCCCCATTAAGAGATGTCTCAAACCGTCCTGAAGTTGGCACAACAGTGAGGAACAAACTCGTGCGCCTTATGACACACGTTGACCTTGGAGTAAAGCAAATTGCAGCAGAATTTCTTTTTGTCCTTTGTAAAGAGAGAg TCGATAGCTTGTTGAAATACACAGGCTATGGTAACGCAGCAGGATTGCTGGCAGCCAGGGGCCTGctagcaggaggaagaggagatcATTGGTACTCAGATGATGAGGATACAGACACAGAAGAATACAAATCTGCAAAGCCAAA CATTAACCTTATCACTGGTCACTTAGAAGAACCAATGCCCAATCCAATGGATGAAATGacagaagaacaaaaagaaTATGAAGCTATGAAGCTTGTCAACATGTTTGATAAACTTTCCAG AGATGAGCTCATAAAGCCAATGGGAGTGAGGCCGGATGGGACAATGGCTCCTTTGGAGGAAGCAGTCAGCCAGTACCACACCAGCAAGCAAGAGAGCTCAGATTCAGACTAA
- the RIC8B gene encoding synembryn-B isoform X2, translated as MEPAAEPGPELGAVLEAVEGRGGGGAEAVERVLAWYNEEKLCEGILNILEKDTKTSCQVACLEALRILSRDKKVLVPVTTKRNMQILMKLAKLDTVEDPLERASEFPVIVEALKCLCNIIFNSSVAQKLSLELNLAAMLCNLLQKCKDRQLVDDIKCFDLRLLFLLSLLHTDIRAQLRQELQGVQVLTQALESSLSVRWTEEYKAAEDRDRPPLSLQETDCAIEALKALFNVTLDSWNVHSKNESHQFRYMAAILRHCLLTTGPTEEKTEELHSNAINLLSNVPVSCLDVLINPSSQEETDIKYNGMNMGAIQILLDFMEKRIDKGSSYREGLTPVLSLLTECCRTHRNIRKFIKAQVLPPLRDVSNRPEVGTTVRNKLVRLMTHVDLGVKQIAAEFLFVLCKERVDSLLKYTGYGNAAGLLAARGLLAGGRGDHWYSDDEDTDTEEYKSAKPNINLITGHLEEPMPNPMDEMTEEQKEYEAMKLVNMFDKLSRDELIKPMGVRPDGTMAPLEEAVSQYHTSKQESSDSD; from the exons AAACTGTGTGAGGGAATTCTAAACATCCTTGAAAAAGACACAAAAACTTCATGTCAAGTTGCCTGCCTGGAGGCCCTCCGGATTCTCTCCAGGGACAAGAAGGTTTTAGTGCCTGTAACCACAAAGAGGAACATGCAGATCCTTATGAAACTAGCAAAGCTGGACACTGTGGAAGATCCACTGGAGAGAGCATCTGAATTTCCTGTTATAGTAGAAGCCTTAAAATGCCTCTGTAACATAATTTTTAATAGTTCAGTTGCACAGAAGCTCAGTTTGGAACTGAATCTTGCAGCAATGCTCTGCAATCTTCTGCAGAAATGTAAGGACCGGCAGCTTGTTGATGACATTAAATGCTTTGATTTGCgtctcctcttcctcttgtCGCTTCTGCACACAGATATTAGAGCACAGTTGCGTCAGGAGCTACAAGGGGTGCAGGTTTTGACTCAGGCTTTGGAGAGTTCCCTGAGTGTAAGATGGACAGAAGAATATAAGGCAGCAGAAGATCGTGACAGGCCTCCTCTATCTTTGCAAGAGACAGATTGTGCCATTGAGGCACTAAAGGCTCTATTTAATGTAACACTTGACAGTTGGAATGTCCACAGCAAG aaTGAATCTCATCAATTTCGTTACATGGCTGCCATCCTTCGACACTGCTTATTAACCACGGGCCCTACTGAAGAAAAAACTGAAGAGTTGCACAG cAATGCAATAAACCTCTTAAGCAATGTTCCTGTTTCTTGCTTGGATGTTCTTATTAATCCATCGTCCCAAGAGGAAACAGATATAAAATACAATGGTATGAATATGGGAGCTATTCAGATTTTACTGGATTTCATGGAGAAGAGAATAGACAAG gGAAGCAGCTACAGAGAAGGTCTGACTCCAGTTCTTAGTTTATTAACTGAATGCTGCCGAACTCACAGGAATATCAGGAAGTTTATCAAAGCTCAG GTACTGCCCCCATTAAGAGATGTCTCAAACCGTCCTGAAGTTGGCACAACAGTGAGGAACAAACTCGTGCGCCTTATGACACACGTTGACCTTGGAGTAAAGCAAATTGCAGCAGAATTTCTTTTTGTCCTTTGTAAAGAGAGAg TCGATAGCTTGTTGAAATACACAGGCTATGGTAACGCAGCAGGATTGCTGGCAGCCAGGGGCCTGctagcaggaggaagaggagatcATTGGTACTCAGATGATGAGGATACAGACACAGAAGAATACAAATCTGCAAAGCCAAA CATTAACCTTATCACTGGTCACTTAGAAGAACCAATGCCCAATCCAATGGATGAAATGacagaagaacaaaaagaaTATGAAGCTATGAAGCTTGTCAACATGTTTGATAAACTTTCCAG AGATGAGCTCATAAAGCCAATGGGAGTGAGGCCGGATGGGACAATGGCTCCTTTGGAGGAAGCAGTCAGCCAGTACCACACCAGCAAGCAAGAGAGCTCAGATTCAGACTAA
- the RIC8B gene encoding synembryn-B isoform X1: MEPAAEPGPELGAVLEAVEGRGGGGAEAVERVLAWYNEENRATFRFDPADEDKRKKLCEGILNILEKDTKTSCQVACLEALRILSRDKKVLVPVTTKRNMQILMKLAKLDTVEDPLERASEFPVIVEALKCLCNIIFNSSVAQKLSLELNLAAMLCNLLQKCKDRQLVDDIKCFDLRLLFLLSLLHTDIRAQLRQELQGVQVLTQALESSLSVRWTEEYKAAEDRDRPPLSLQETDCAIEALKALFNVTLDSWNVHSKNESHQFRYMAAILRHCLLTTGPTEEKTEELHSNAINLLSNVPVSCLDVLINPSSQEETDIKYNGMNMGAIQILLDFMEKRIDKGSSYREGLTPVLSLLTECCRTHRNIRKFIKAQVLPPLRDVSNRPEVGTTVRNKLVRLMTHVDLGVKQIAAEFLFVLCKERVDSLLKYTGYGNAAGLLAARGLLAGGRGDHWYSDDEDTDTEEYKSAKPNINLITGHLEEPMPNPMDEMTEEQKEYEAMKLVNMFDKLSRDELIKPMGVRPDGTMAPLEEAVSQYHTSKQESSDSD, from the exons AAACTGTGTGAGGGAATTCTAAACATCCTTGAAAAAGACACAAAAACTTCATGTCAAGTTGCCTGCCTGGAGGCCCTCCGGATTCTCTCCAGGGACAAGAAGGTTTTAGTGCCTGTAACCACAAAGAGGAACATGCAGATCCTTATGAAACTAGCAAAGCTGGACACTGTGGAAGATCCACTGGAGAGAGCATCTGAATTTCCTGTTATAGTAGAAGCCTTAAAATGCCTCTGTAACATAATTTTTAATAGTTCAGTTGCACAGAAGCTCAGTTTGGAACTGAATCTTGCAGCAATGCTCTGCAATCTTCTGCAGAAATGTAAGGACCGGCAGCTTGTTGATGACATTAAATGCTTTGATTTGCgtctcctcttcctcttgtCGCTTCTGCACACAGATATTAGAGCACAGTTGCGTCAGGAGCTACAAGGGGTGCAGGTTTTGACTCAGGCTTTGGAGAGTTCCCTGAGTGTAAGATGGACAGAAGAATATAAGGCAGCAGAAGATCGTGACAGGCCTCCTCTATCTTTGCAAGAGACAGATTGTGCCATTGAGGCACTAAAGGCTCTATTTAATGTAACACTTGACAGTTGGAATGTCCACAGCAAG aaTGAATCTCATCAATTTCGTTACATGGCTGCCATCCTTCGACACTGCTTATTAACCACGGGCCCTACTGAAGAAAAAACTGAAGAGTTGCACAG cAATGCAATAAACCTCTTAAGCAATGTTCCTGTTTCTTGCTTGGATGTTCTTATTAATCCATCGTCCCAAGAGGAAACAGATATAAAATACAATGGTATGAATATGGGAGCTATTCAGATTTTACTGGATTTCATGGAGAAGAGAATAGACAAG gGAAGCAGCTACAGAGAAGGTCTGACTCCAGTTCTTAGTTTATTAACTGAATGCTGCCGAACTCACAGGAATATCAGGAAGTTTATCAAAGCTCAG GTACTGCCCCCATTAAGAGATGTCTCAAACCGTCCTGAAGTTGGCACAACAGTGAGGAACAAACTCGTGCGCCTTATGACACACGTTGACCTTGGAGTAAAGCAAATTGCAGCAGAATTTCTTTTTGTCCTTTGTAAAGAGAGAg TCGATAGCTTGTTGAAATACACAGGCTATGGTAACGCAGCAGGATTGCTGGCAGCCAGGGGCCTGctagcaggaggaagaggagatcATTGGTACTCAGATGATGAGGATACAGACACAGAAGAATACAAATCTGCAAAGCCAAA CATTAACCTTATCACTGGTCACTTAGAAGAACCAATGCCCAATCCAATGGATGAAATGacagaagaacaaaaagaaTATGAAGCTATGAAGCTTGTCAACATGTTTGATAAACTTTCCAG AGATGAGCTCATAAAGCCAATGGGAGTGAGGCCGGATGGGACAATGGCTCCTTTGGAGGAAGCAGTCAGCCAGTACCACACCAGCAAGCAAGAGAGCTCAGATTCAGACTAA